A single window of Alosa alosa isolate M-15738 ecotype Scorff River chromosome 11, AALO_Geno_1.1, whole genome shotgun sequence DNA harbors:
- the si:dkey-12e7.1 gene encoding uncharacterized protein si:dkey-12e7.1 — MPPRKRLLAPIGGRRRLKTDDDFFPFNLLPVECQLHVLSFLSEVDKCNSALVCSSWSCLVRSGKLWRVADFSRRGVFHMGQEGLLVSNREFERWKAWVHHYTHHLISRGASLLTLKASFDLGDECNKWGELLSHLLENVHCRDLCHLDLNWTFTLLEPLDLRVNSSSSSHQDSITKMDQVSNFQILLAKLTQSCPRITKMRLHFDWSETSVSLISQFQHLRVLELKYFWVFKGVSPSTLQTLTKSLPNLKSLTLHVLVPLRNLGISYTLESLSLEFLDVSPSRGLVFSCLNLPALRELRAKKIVRGITLDRRTRLRIQSRWPCLYQVLREGTPKLQALNNERLLPNWKEQTYRELTSILQQSCYCLQHLDSWLW, encoded by the coding sequence ATGCCTCCGAGGAAGCGACTCCTTGCTCCCATAGGTGGGAGGAGAAGACTGAAGACTGATGACGATTTCTTCCCCTTCAATCTACTGCCTGTGGAATGTCAGCTGCATGTCCTCTCCTTCCTCAGTGAAGTGGACAAATGCAACTCAGCGCTGGTATGTTCTAGCTGGAGCTGCCTGGTACGATCAGGGAAGCTCTGGAGAGTGGCAGATTTCTCACGCCGTGGAGTTTTCCACATGGGCCAGGAAGGGTTGCTTGTGTCCAACCGGGAATTTGAGCGCTGGAAAGCATGGGTCCACCATTACACCCACCACCTCATATCACGTGGGGCTAGCCTTCTTACCCTCAAAGCCAGCTTTGATCTTGGGGACGAGTGCAATAAGTGGGGGGAActcctctctcacctcctgGAGAATGTTCACTGTAGAGACCTCTGCCATTTAGACCTGAACTGGACATTCACGCTGCTGGAGCCTTTGGATCTACGGGTGAACTCCAGCTCCAGTTCCCACCAGGACAGCATCACCAAGATGGATCAGGTCAGTAACTTTCAGATCCTGCTGGCTAAACTTACCCAGAGCTGTCCAAGGATAACCAAGATGCGCCTCCATTTTGACTGGTCGGAGACATCCGTGTCACTCATCAGTCAGTTCCAGCACCTCCGTGTCCTGGAGCTTAAGTATTTTTGGGTCTTCAAAGGGGTCAGCCCGAGCACCTTGCAGACCTTGACCAAATCGCTGCCCAACCTGAAATCCTTGACTCTCCATGTGCTGGTGCCCCTCAGGAACTTGGGCATCTCCTATACGCTGGAGTCTCTCTCGCTGGAGTTCTTGGACGTCTCCCCCAGCCGAGGCCTGGTCTTTTCTTGCCTCAACCTGCCGGCGCTTCGCGAGCTACGGGCCAAGAAGATTGTGCGTGGCATCACTCTGGACCGCAGGACCAGGCTGAGGATACAGAGCCGGTGGCCTTGCCTTTACCAGGTCCTGCGGGAGGGGACGCCCAAGCTGCAAGCTCTCAACAATGAAAGACTTCTTCCCAACTGGAAAGAACAGACATACAGGGAGCTCACCTCAATCCTGCAGCAGTCCTGCTACTGCCTTCAACATCTAGATAGCTGGCTGTGGTGA